From Trichoplusia ni isolate ovarian cell line Hi5 chromosome 11, tn1, whole genome shotgun sequence, the proteins below share one genomic window:
- the LOC113498493 gene encoding dynein regulatory complex protein 9-like isoform X2 has translation MTTLLSYLYATLLEDVISQMWILERCNNELNIRKTLFDLDNFLAVKFDIKKPNHADEDLVDINPANLNSITYKIKKLDADRKYVNNVVQSTYLDLAQSFHFTPLVKYIREIETRNKYRAELEEEESKNRMLRKELSRQVRQQRNHFKTVLYDTDVNIDRLRTQVEDSVLLSEVRSRYIDNWQQARAEQNNQVISDIESIPGDKIANYKLRTGQENRVHAEVELLVNIAINETLAKVEEWMDKYDTDMENIDLKIQIKKNDYQNMRDKRFELEEMLAKHEMQMKAWIKFKEEREENRRYIELMTNSAIIVQAWWRGLIVRLQLGPFKVKKPKKGLKK, from the exons ATGACGACCCTTCTGTCATATTTATATGCCACTCTTCTTGAAGATGTGATTTCACAAATGTGGATTTTAG aaAGATGCAACAACGAGTTAAACATAAGGAAGACATTGTTCGATTTAGACAATTTTCTAGCTGTAAAATTTGATATAAAGAAACCCAATCACGCCGATGAAGATCTAGTTGATATAAATCCAGCTAATCTAAACTCTAtcacatataaaattaaaaagctgGATGCAGATAG GAAATATGTGAATAACGTTGTCCAATCTACATATCTAGATTTGGCGCAGTCTTTTCACTTTACACCACTTGTGAAATATATCAGAGAAATTGAGACACGCAATAAATATCGCGCTgaattagaagaagaagaatctAAAAACAGGAT GCTACGTAAAGAATTGAGCAGACAAGTGAGGCAGCAACGCAATCAtttcaaaactgttttatatGATACCGACGTTAACATTGATAGGCTTAGAACACAAGTCGAA GATTCAGTCTTGCTCTCGGAAGTACGCAGTCGCTACATCGATAACTGGCAGCAAGCTAGAGCCGAACAAAACAATCAAGTTATATCGGACATTGAAAGTATTCCTGGGGATAAGATAGCGAATTACAAGCTAAGAACCGGTCAGGAGAACCGGGTCCATGCTGAAGTGGAACTATTAGTGAACATTGCTATTAAT GAAACACTGGCTAAGGTCGAAGAATGGATGGACAAGTATGACACTGATAtggaaaatattgatttgaagaTACAAATCAAGAAAAACGATTATCAAAACATGCGTGATAAAAGATTTGAGCTTGAagaaatg CTGGCGAAACACGAGATGCAAATGAAAGCTTGGATCAAATTTAAGGAAGAGCGCGAGGAAAATCGTCGTTACATCGAACTGATGACTAATTCAGCCATAATTGTGCAAGCTTGGTGGCGTGGACTGATTGTACGCCTTCAGCTTGGGCCCTTTAAAGTCAAAAAGCCCAAGAAGGGACtcaagaaataa
- the LOC113498493 gene encoding dynein regulatory complex protein 9-like isoform X1 → MERGRIASIVSDTWGRAAVYTYETPKAASTTEQPEILYTSNAYLRTTASSISQELAELHIPDPITLVPVEGMTTLLSYLYATLLEDVISQMWILERCNNELNIRKTLFDLDNFLAVKFDIKKPNHADEDLVDINPANLNSITYKIKKLDADRKYVNNVVQSTYLDLAQSFHFTPLVKYIREIETRNKYRAELEEEESKNRMLRKELSRQVRQQRNHFKTVLYDTDVNIDRLRTQVEDSVLLSEVRSRYIDNWQQARAEQNNQVISDIESIPGDKIANYKLRTGQENRVHAEVELLVNIAINETLAKVEEWMDKYDTDMENIDLKIQIKKNDYQNMRDKRFELEEMLAKHEMQMKAWIKFKEEREENRRYIELMTNSAIIVQAWWRGLIVRLQLGPFKVKKPKKGLKK, encoded by the exons atgGAGCGTGGCAGGATAGCTAGTATAGTGTCCGACACTTGGGGCCGCGCGGCAGTCTACACCTATGAAACACCTAAGGCGGCATCTACTACCGAGCAGCCCGAGATACTATACACCTCA AATGCGTACTTACGTACGACAGCATCAAGCATCTCTCAAGAGCTTGCAGAACTTCATATTCCTGATCCAATAACGCTCGTGCCGGTCGAAGG AATGACGACCCTTCTGTCATATTTATATGCCACTCTTCTTGAAGATGTGATTTCACAAATGTGGATTTTAG aaAGATGCAACAACGAGTTAAACATAAGGAAGACATTGTTCGATTTAGACAATTTTCTAGCTGTAAAATTTGATATAAAGAAACCCAATCACGCCGATGAAGATCTAGTTGATATAAATCCAGCTAATCTAAACTCTAtcacatataaaattaaaaagctgGATGCAGATAG GAAATATGTGAATAACGTTGTCCAATCTACATATCTAGATTTGGCGCAGTCTTTTCACTTTACACCACTTGTGAAATATATCAGAGAAATTGAGACACGCAATAAATATCGCGCTgaattagaagaagaagaatctAAAAACAGGAT GCTACGTAAAGAATTGAGCAGACAAGTGAGGCAGCAACGCAATCAtttcaaaactgttttatatGATACCGACGTTAACATTGATAGGCTTAGAACACAAGTCGAA GATTCAGTCTTGCTCTCGGAAGTACGCAGTCGCTACATCGATAACTGGCAGCAAGCTAGAGCCGAACAAAACAATCAAGTTATATCGGACATTGAAAGTATTCCTGGGGATAAGATAGCGAATTACAAGCTAAGAACCGGTCAGGAGAACCGGGTCCATGCTGAAGTGGAACTATTAGTGAACATTGCTATTAAT GAAACACTGGCTAAGGTCGAAGAATGGATGGACAAGTATGACACTGATAtggaaaatattgatttgaagaTACAAATCAAGAAAAACGATTATCAAAACATGCGTGATAAAAGATTTGAGCTTGAagaaatg CTGGCGAAACACGAGATGCAAATGAAAGCTTGGATCAAATTTAAGGAAGAGCGCGAGGAAAATCGTCGTTACATCGAACTGATGACTAATTCAGCCATAATTGTGCAAGCTTGGTGGCGTGGACTGATTGTACGCCTTCAGCTTGGGCCCTTTAAAGTCAAAAAGCCCAAGAAGGGACtcaagaaataa
- the LOC113498494 gene encoding dynein regulatory complex protein 9-like: MKKGDDDEGEGQNLFYRQASSKAFEKSNQEFLQASGSDELESITSVKTELCLPYLQSTLFACLLEDGITQLRILDECNNELRIIKTIADMAMLRSKKFEIERGTKTTDDLSMVNPGNVDSMQYKLDKLAADRIYCNEVLMGTYLELSLYRCYRTMTDSSQDFVDREAYRMNLVDEEARNKALRKELMRQLRQQRNHMKTVAYDTDLIIDQLKSRVEDAALNAETRGRYIENWQRARTEQHQQSILDKESGPSDSIEFYRLRLSQEQRIHAEVELLVNIFISDTLQKVETWMNKYDTDMEDMDLKIQIMKNKYQSAVEQREEMEQTYAYHEVLMKNWIQFKDDRTKALEYQELMTKSAIIVQAWWRGLLVRLQLGPYKPPRRRPPPPGEAKKKK; the protein is encoded by the exons ATGAAGAAGGGAGATGACGACGAAGGCGAGggacaaaatttgttttatcgTCAAGCTTCCAGCAAAGCTTTCGAGAAATCTAATCAG GAATTTTTGCAAGCTTCGGGTTCAGACGAGCTAGAGTCCATAACTTCAGTCAAGACAGAGTTATG TTTACCATACCTACAATCTACGTTATTTGCCTGCTTACTGGAAGATGGAATAACGCAGCTCCGCATTTTAG ACGAATGCAACAACGAGCTTCGTATCATCAAGACGATAGCTGACATGGCGATGCTGCGATCCAAGAAGTTCGAGATAGAGCGCGGCACCAAAACTACAGACGACCTCTCGATGGTCAACCCCGGGAACGTCGACAGCATGCAGTACAAGCTGGACAAATTGGCTGCAGACAG AATATACTGCAACGAAGTTTTGATGGGGACATACCTGGAGCTGTCGCTATACAGATGCTACAGGACCATGACGGACAGCAGCCAGGACTTCGTGGACCGAGAAGCTTATCGGATGAATCTCGTTGATGAAGAAGCTAGGAACAAAGC ATTACGCAAAGAGCTGATGAGGCAACTGAGACAGCAAAGAAACCACATGAAGACAGTCGCCTACGATACTGATTTGATTATAGATCAGCTCAAGAGTAGGGTGGAG GATGCAGCATTGAACGCCGAAACTCGAGGAAGATACATCGAGAATTGGCAGCGCGCCCGCACGGAGCAGCACCAGCAATCGATCCTGGATAAGGAGTCTGGACCGTCCGACTCCATCGAGTTCTACCGGCTGAGGCTATCTCAGGAACAGAGGATACATGCCGAAGTGGAACTACTCGTGAACATCTTTATTAGT gATACTCTTCAAAAGGTTGAAACCTGGATGAATAAGTACGATACAGACATGGAAGACATGGACCTTAAGATTCAGATCATGAAGAATAAATATCAAAGCGCTGTGGAACAAAGGGAGGAAATGGAGCAAACG TATGCCTACCACGAGGTGCTCATGAAGAACTGGATTCAGTTCAAAGACGATCGTACGAAGGCTCTAGAATACCAGGAGCTGATGACGAAGTCTGCGATCATCGTGCAAGCGTGGTGGCGCGGCCTCCTAGTGCGCCTCCAACTTGGGCCCTACAAGCCGCCAAGAAGGAGACCTCCACCCCCAGGGGAAgctaaaaagaagaaataa